The nucleotide sequence GGCCCGCGGGTCGTGCTGACCACGGCCGCCGAAGACGAGGCGGTCACCCGGTTCCTCGCCGGTTCCACGGTCGACCCGGTGGTGGTCGACGTCGACGCCGTGCCGCCGGCCGGGGCGCGCCAGTGGCCCGAGCCCGATCCCGACGCCCCGGCCTACCTGCAGTACACGTCCGGCTCGACGCGCTCGCCCGCCGGGGTCGTGCTGACCCACCGCAACGTGCTCGCCAACGCCCGTCAGGCCTGTGCGGCCTACGGCGCCGAAAGCGGGACCACGTCGGCGGTCAGCTGGCTGCCGCTGTTCCACGACATGGGGCTGATCCTCGGCATCGGCGCGCCGATGGCCGGCGGCCTGGAGTCGGTCCTGATGGACCCGCTGGCGTTCCTCGAACGGCCCGCGCGCTGGCTGCGCGCGCTCTCGGCCAGTCCCGGCGCGATCAGCGCGGCTCCGAACTTCGCCTACGCCTACTGCGCTTCCCGCGTCACCGAGGACGAGAAGCTGTACCTCGAGCTGAGCCGGGTCGTCTCGCTGATCAACGGCAGCGAACCGGTGCTGCCGGCCACGATCGCCAAGTTCCACGACGCCTTCGCCGGCTGCGGGCTGCGGCCGGAGGTGCACCGCTCCTCCTACGGCCTGGCCGAGGCCACCGTGCTGGTTTCCGTGACGGACGCGGGAAAACCGCCCCGGCAGGTCACGTTCGACCGGACCCGGCTCGCCGCCGGGTACGCGGTGCCGGCCGCCGCGGACGCGTCCGCCACGACGCTCGTCTCGTGCGGCCGCCCGGTCGGTCAGCGGGTGCGGATCGCCGACCAGGTGACCGGGGCGCCCGCCGAGCCGGGCGAGGTCGGCGAAATCCGGGTCAGCGGCCCGAACGTCGGCCGTGGCTACTGGGGCCGGACCGAAGCGTCGGTGGCCACTTTCGGCCTGCCCCCGCT is from Amycolatopsis mediterranei and encodes:
- a CDS encoding fatty acyl-AMP ligase; amino-acid sequence: METISRPVPVTGAPVDGGESFATLLGHWARRLGDRIAVTHLDHRDGGDGRAVTLTWRELDERVDAVAARLSEVAGPGERAAVLAGQSAGYVVAFLGALRAGLVAVPLFAPDLPGHAGRLAAALADCGPRVVLTTAAEDEAVTRFLAGSTVDPVVVDVDAVPPAGARQWPEPDPDAPAYLQYTSGSTRSPAGVVLTHRNVLANARQACAAYGAESGTTSAVSWLPLFHDMGLILGIGAPMAGGLESVLMDPLAFLERPARWLRALSASPGAISAAPNFAYAYCASRVTEDEKLYLELSRVVSLINGSEPVLPATIAKFHDAFAGCGLRPEVHRSSYGLAEATVLVSVTDAGKPPRQVTFDRTRLAAGYAVPAAADASATTLVSCGRPVGQRVRIADQVTGAPAEPGEVGEIRVSGPNVGRGYWGRTEASVATFGLPPLDPDTGAGWLATGDLGVVFDGELFVTGRLKDLVVVDGRNHYPQDIEQTVEEHPAVRPHSAAAFAIGGDDGEAAVVVLERAKDTEADVTEAAAALRAAVSAGHGLRLHDVVFLAPGEVPRTSSGKISRARCRMSYLDGALTARRLG